From the genome of Agromyces intestinalis:
AGCGCCGGAGCCCACATTCACCGATGTCGGCGGCCCATGGCAGCCTGCGGGTATGGCAATCGAGGTGCGACCGGCGACGAGCTTCGACGACGTGGCGACGATGGTCGGGCCGAAGAAGCCCGAATCGAACGTGTGCTGGTGCCTGAGCTACCGGTTGCCATCGAAAGAGAATCTGTCGCTACGCGGCCCGTCACGAGGCGAGCGCGTGCGCCAACTCGTGAGCGAGCCGATCCCGCCCGGCGTGCTGGCGTACGAGGGCGACGAGGTCGTCGGCTGGGCGGGGGTGCATCCGCGTTCCGCGACCGCGTTCGCGACCAGCCGCAAGATCCCGCACGTCGACGACCTCGACGTGTGGAGCGTCTGGTGCCTGCGGGTTCGCCCGGGGCACCGCGGGCAGGGCATCGCGCATCACCTGCTCGACGGTGCCGTCGCGTTCGCGCGCGAGCACGGCGCACCGGCGATCGAGGGGTATCCGGTCGACAACGACGGCGCCAAGGTCGATCTCACGATGGCGTACGTCGGCACCCGGTCGCTGTTCGAGCGGGCCGGGTTCACCCAGGCCGCTGTCAGCGATTCGGTGATCAACGGCTTCCCGCGATTGGTCATGCGGCTCGCGCTCGAGTGAGGGCGCGCCGCCCGGCTGTTAGGCTCGGGCCGCGGTCGACGGCGGTCCGCAGACGAGGTCACGAGCACATGCAACGCTTCTCCCGACGACGGGCCGGCGCCCTGGTCGCCGCCGTGCTCGGCCTC
Proteins encoded in this window:
- a CDS encoding GNAT family N-acetyltransferase, with protein sequence MAIEVRPATSFDDVATMVGPKKPESNVCWCLSYRLPSKENLSLRGPSRGERVRQLVSEPIPPGVLAYEGDEVVGWAGVHPRSATAFATSRKIPHVDDLDVWSVWCLRVRPGHRGQGIAHHLLDGAVAFAREHGAPAIEGYPVDNDGAKVDLTMAYVGTRSLFERAGFTQAAVSDSVINGFPRLVMRLALE